A DNA window from Nycticebus coucang isolate mNycCou1 chromosome 1, mNycCou1.pri, whole genome shotgun sequence contains the following coding sequences:
- the NPY1R gene encoding neuropeptide Y receptor type 1, translating into MNSTLFSQIENHSVHYNFSEKNSQFLAFENDDCHLPLAMIFTLALAYGAVIILGVSGNLALIIIILKQKEMRNVTNILIVNLSFSDLLVAIMCLPFTFVYTLMDHWVFGEAMCKLNPFVQCVSITVSIFSLVLIAVERHQLIINPRGWRPNNRHAYIGIAVMWVLAVASSLPFLIYQVLTDEPFQNVTLDAFKDKYVCFDKFPSDSHRLSYTTLLLVLQYFGPLCFIFICYFKIYIRLKRRNNMMDRMRDSKYRSSETKRINIMLLSIVVAFAVCWLPLTIFNTVFDWNHQIIATCNHNLLFLLCHLTAMISTCVNPIFYGFLNKNFQRDLHFFFNFCDFRSRDDDYETIAMSTMHTDVSKTSLKQASPVAFKKINNDDNEKI; encoded by the exons ATGAATTCAACCTTATTTTCCCAGATTGAAAATCATTCAGTCCACTATAATTTTTCAGAGAAGAATTCCCAGTTTTTGGCTTTTGAAAATGATGATTGTCATCTGCCCTTGGCCATGATATTTACATTAGCTCTTGCTTATGGAGCTGTGATCATTCTTGGTGTCTCTGGAAACTTGGCCTTGATCATAATCATCTTGAAACAAAAGGAGATGAGAAATGTTACCAACATCCTGATTGTGAACCTTTCCTTCTCAGACCTGCTTGTTGCCATCATGTGTCTCCCCTTCACATTTGTCTACACATTAATGGACCACTGGGTCTTTGGTGAGGCAATGTGCAAGTTGAATCCTTTTGTTCAATGTGTTTCAATCACTGTGTCCATTTTCTCTCTGGTTCTCATTGCTGTGGAACGGCATCAGCTGATAATCAACCCACGAGGGTGGCGACCCAATAATAGACATGCCTACATAGGTATTGCTGTGATGTGGGTCCTTGCTGTGGCTTCTTCTCTGCCTTTCCTGATCTACCAAGTATTGACTGATGAACCATTCCAAAATGTGACACTTGATGCGTTCAAGGACAAGTACGTGTGCTTTGATAAATTTCCGTCGGACTCTCACAGGTTGTCTTATACCACACTGCTCTTGGTGCTGCAGTATTTTGGTCCACTCTGTTTTATATTCATTTGCTACTTCAAG aTATATATACGCTTAAAAAGGAGGAACAACATGATGGACAGGATGAGAGACAGTAAGTACAGGTCCAGTGAGACCAAAAGAATCAACATCATGCTGCTCTCCATCGTGGTAGCCTTTGCCGTTTGCTGGCTCCCCCTTACCATCTTCAACACCGTATTTGATTGGAATCATCAGATCATTGCTACATGCAACCATAATCTGTTATTCCTGCTCTGCCACCTAACAGCAATGATATCCACCTGTGTCAACCCCATATTTTATGGATTTCTGAACAAAAACTTCCAGAGAGACTTGCATTTCTTCTTTAACTTCTGTGATTTCCGGTCTCGGGACGATGACTATGAGACAATAGCCATGTCCACCATGCACACAGATGTTTCTAAGACTTCTTTGAAGCAAGCAAGCCCagttgcatttaaaaaaattaacaatgatgACAATGAAAAAATCTAA